From a region of the Rathayibacter sp. VKM Ac-2804 genome:
- a CDS encoding SulP family inorganic anion transporter: MPGPRPAVANRAITVLDALRSPRQLSREVLAGMVTTLALVPEVISFSVVAGVDPMVSLVASIVLALTMSILGGRPGVITAAAGSVALVIAPLVSEHGVEYVLPTVILAAVIQIVFGFAGLARLMRFIPRSVMIGFVNALGILIFLAQVPHVIDVPWIAYALFAATLLIIFVLPRFTTAVPAPLVAIVVVTAVVILANLAVPDVADEGPLTGQLPGITPFLVPLDLATLQLILPTALSVAFVGLMETLLTAKLVDEMTGTPSHKGRESWALGVSNLLAGFYGGIAGCAMIGQTVLNVKTGGARTRLSTIVAGVFLLALVTGLSSVMGRIPMVALAAVMMIVAISTVDWHSLRPSTLRRMPVPETLVMVVTVVVVVATDNLALGVLVGVILAMILFARRVAHVIAVERAVADDGASVRYTVTGPLFFGSSNDLVDRFAYSDDPSAVVIDLGRAQIWDASTVAALDSIETKYRDHGATVTIEGLDERSSGFHRRLTGRLGS; encoded by the coding sequence CTGCCCGGGCCCCGCCCCGCTGTCGCGAACCGCGCGATCACCGTCCTCGACGCCCTCCGCTCGCCGCGCCAGCTCTCCCGCGAGGTGCTCGCCGGCATGGTGACGACGCTCGCCCTGGTGCCGGAGGTGATCTCCTTCTCGGTCGTCGCGGGAGTGGACCCGATGGTCAGCCTCGTCGCGTCGATCGTCCTCGCCCTGACCATGTCGATCCTCGGCGGGCGCCCGGGCGTGATCACCGCGGCGGCCGGCTCCGTCGCGCTGGTCATCGCGCCGCTCGTCTCGGAGCACGGCGTCGAGTACGTGCTGCCGACGGTGATCCTCGCCGCGGTCATCCAGATCGTCTTCGGCTTCGCCGGTCTCGCCCGGCTGATGCGGTTCATCCCGCGCTCCGTGATGATCGGCTTCGTCAATGCGCTCGGGATCCTGATCTTCCTCGCGCAGGTGCCTCACGTCATCGACGTCCCGTGGATCGCCTACGCGCTCTTCGCCGCGACCCTGCTGATCATCTTCGTGCTGCCCCGCTTCACCACCGCGGTGCCGGCCCCGCTCGTCGCGATCGTGGTGGTGACGGCCGTCGTCATCCTGGCGAACCTCGCCGTCCCGGACGTCGCCGACGAGGGACCGCTGACCGGGCAGCTGCCCGGCATCACCCCGTTCCTGGTGCCGCTGGACCTCGCCACGCTGCAGCTGATCCTGCCGACCGCGCTCAGCGTCGCCTTCGTCGGCCTGATGGAGACGCTGCTCACCGCCAAGCTCGTCGACGAGATGACCGGCACCCCCTCGCACAAGGGCCGCGAGTCCTGGGCGCTCGGTGTCTCGAACCTGCTCGCCGGCTTCTACGGCGGCATCGCCGGCTGCGCGATGATCGGCCAGACCGTGCTCAACGTGAAGACCGGCGGCGCGCGCACCCGCCTCTCGACGATCGTCGCCGGCGTCTTCCTGCTCGCGCTGGTCACCGGCCTCAGCTCCGTGATGGGCCGCATCCCGATGGTGGCGCTCGCCGCGGTGATGATGATCGTCGCGATCAGCACGGTCGACTGGCACAGCCTCCGCCCCTCGACCCTGCGCCGGATGCCCGTGCCCGAGACGCTCGTGATGGTCGTCACCGTCGTGGTCGTCGTCGCGACCGACAACCTCGCGCTCGGCGTGCTCGTCGGAGTGATCCTCGCGATGATCCTCTTCGCCCGTCGCGTCGCCCACGTCATCGCGGTCGAGCGCGCCGTCGCCGACGACGGCGCGTCCGTCCGCTACACCGTGACCGGCCCGCTCTTCTTCGGCAGCAGCAACGACCTCGTCGACCGCTTCGCCTACTCCGACGATCCGTCCGCCGTCGTCATCGACCTCGGCCGCGCCCAGATCTGGGACGCCTCCACCGTCGCCGCCCTCGACTCCATCGAGACGAAGTACCGCGACCACGGCGCCACCGTCACGATCGAGGGCCTCGACGAGCGCAGCAGCGGCTTCCACCGCCGCCTGACGGGCCGCCTCGGCAGCTGA
- a CDS encoding multidrug efflux SMR transporter — protein MSWIVLIVSGVLEAVWATALGKSEGFTRLWPTVVFGVGVVASLSGLAYAMRDLPTGTAYAVWVGIGASLTVLYGMLFGGEGFSLVRTLLVLGIVGCVIGLKLLH, from the coding sequence GTGTCCTGGATCGTCCTGATCGTCTCCGGTGTCCTCGAGGCCGTGTGGGCCACCGCCCTCGGCAAGTCGGAGGGGTTCACCCGCCTCTGGCCGACCGTGGTCTTCGGAGTCGGCGTCGTCGCCAGCCTGTCCGGGCTGGCCTACGCGATGCGCGACCTGCCCACCGGCACGGCCTACGCCGTCTGGGTCGGCATCGGCGCCTCGCTGACCGTGCTCTACGGCATGCTCTTCGGCGGCGAGGGCTTCTCGCTCGTCCGCACGCTGCTGGTCCTCGGGATCGTCGGCTGCGTGATCGGGCTGAAGCTGCTGCACTGA
- a CDS encoding SRPBCC domain-containing protein, producing MTDDAQGFTLTRLFDATPQEIWSAWTDPDEIAQWWHPRGLTTPRDTVEVDLKVGGRYAYTMVSTASEETYPTGGVYREVTAPEKLVFTWGEPGDADAPVATVSIRSAGELTRLTFELAGVDGEKGDDSFYDGWDQAIDALADHLDPAATVAG from the coding sequence ATGACCGACGACGCTCAGGGCTTCACCCTCACCCGGCTGTTCGACGCGACGCCCCAGGAGATCTGGAGCGCGTGGACCGACCCCGACGAGATCGCCCAGTGGTGGCACCCGCGCGGGCTGACCACGCCGCGGGACACCGTCGAGGTGGACCTGAAGGTCGGCGGCCGCTACGCCTACACGATGGTCTCCACCGCGAGTGAGGAGACCTACCCGACCGGCGGTGTCTACCGCGAGGTCACGGCTCCCGAGAAGCTCGTCTTCACCTGGGGCGAGCCCGGCGACGCGGACGCGCCCGTCGCGACCGTGTCGATCCGCTCGGCCGGCGAGCTGACCCGGCTGACCTTCGAGCTGGCCGGTGTGGACGGCGAGAAGGGCGACGACTCGTTCTACGACGGCTGGGACCAGGCGATCGACGCGCTGGCCGACCACCTCGATCCGGCCGCCACCGTCGCCGGCTGA
- a CDS encoding OsmC family peroxiredoxin: protein MPTRSARTAWNGSLETGEGQVELSSSKLGTYDVSFPKRAADDANGSTSPEELLGAAHSACYAMQFSAVLGQAGGTVEALDVRADVSLGPDSAGGFKLTKIALVVSGEVSGIDEAAFLKAAEDAKNTCPVSKALTGVEITLDATFEG from the coding sequence ATGCCCACTCGTTCTGCACGCACCGCCTGGAACGGCTCGCTCGAGACCGGCGAGGGCCAGGTCGAGCTCTCGAGCTCGAAGCTCGGCACCTACGACGTCTCGTTCCCCAAGCGCGCGGCCGACGACGCCAACGGCTCGACCAGCCCCGAGGAGCTCCTCGGCGCCGCGCACTCCGCCTGCTACGCCATGCAGTTCTCCGCCGTCCTCGGCCAGGCCGGCGGCACCGTCGAGGCCCTCGACGTCCGCGCCGACGTCTCGCTCGGCCCGGACTCGGCCGGCGGCTTCAAGCTGACCAAGATCGCCCTCGTCGTCAGCGGCGAGGTCTCCGGCATCGACGAGGCCGCGTTCCTCAAGGCCGCCGAGGACGCGAAGAACACCTGCCCCGTCAGCAAGGCGCTCACCGGAGTCGAGATCACGCTCGACGCCACCTTCGAGGGCTGA
- a CDS encoding MerR family transcriptional regulator, with the protein MTDEHSTELTAEEVEATMRIGELADRSSLSLRTIRHYDEVGLLRPSGRTEGGFRLYTERDFDRLLLIRRMKPLGYTLDAMTELLRVVDSLEQAETPEETAAIRARLAAFEEEASLRRAKLQDQLAMADEFLALLRAR; encoded by the coding sequence ATGACGGACGAGCACAGCACCGAGCTGACGGCCGAGGAGGTCGAGGCGACCATGCGCATCGGCGAGCTCGCCGACCGGTCGTCGCTGTCGCTGCGGACCATCCGGCACTACGACGAGGTCGGGCTGCTCCGGCCGAGCGGGCGCACCGAGGGCGGATTCCGCCTCTACACCGAGCGCGACTTCGACCGCCTGCTGCTCATCCGCCGGATGAAGCCGCTCGGCTACACGCTCGACGCGATGACCGAGCTGCTGCGCGTCGTCGACAGCCTGGAGCAGGCGGAGACACCGGAGGAGACCGCCGCGATCCGCGCGCGCCTGGCCGCCTTCGAGGAGGAGGCGTCGCTCCGCCGCGCGAAGCTGCAGGACCAGCTGGCGATGGCCGACGAGTTCCTCGCCCTGCTCCGCGCGCGCTGA
- a CDS encoding DUF2188 domain-containing protein: protein MSAHTSRTTGDRVAAIETYADDAGWHNRIAGAAVPLTRHDSREEAERLGAEMARQRGGGHRVLA, encoded by the coding sequence TTGAGTGCGCACACCAGCAGGACCACCGGCGACCGCGTCGCCGCGATCGAGACCTACGCCGACGACGCCGGCTGGCACAACCGCATCGCGGGCGCCGCCGTCCCGCTCACCCGCCACGACTCCCGCGAGGAGGCCGAGCGCCTCGGCGCCGAGATGGCGCGGCAGCGCGGCGGCGGCCACCGGGTGCTCGCGTGA
- a CDS encoding HNH endonuclease signature motif containing protein, giving the protein MRDFGSTEAVLAHLRVLSDRAAANARAAAQPRLAEARYLYDFHRTALAHPDAFARGATPSETRDLVERSIRAELAVAEGLSEQVIARRLENAQLLFEHLPLTRALLAQARLHWEEGEAICATAGSLPESSRAALDERAAEAAPSMTLTQLRRALRRWREELHQESLAARHARARADRAVWVTPDVDGMAMLCVYGPAPAVMGAYDRADRMARALRDAGDVRTLSQLRADVAVDLLCDGDIIGTTPDAEDRPDPSFVPGVRAEVRLTLAASTAVDLDDEPAELDGYGPVPADVARELIRTAASFTRVLTERDTGAVVSVGRTQRVPPSRMRLHLQLRDQTCRFAGCLRTSARSEADHTLEWRNGGETSLENLVSLCTAHHHLRHGDRWTYTKDDDGAIVWTTPTGRRVSNRPPPLPGRPPDPPRRPCFVDEPPPF; this is encoded by the coding sequence ATGAGGGATTTCGGATCGACAGAGGCAGTGCTCGCGCACCTGCGCGTGCTCAGCGACCGTGCCGCCGCGAACGCCCGCGCCGCAGCCCAGCCGCGTCTCGCCGAGGCCCGGTACCTCTACGACTTCCATCGCACTGCACTCGCCCACCCCGACGCCTTCGCCCGCGGCGCGACCCCCAGCGAGACCCGCGATCTCGTCGAGCGCTCCATCCGCGCAGAGCTCGCGGTCGCGGAGGGTTTGTCGGAGCAGGTGATCGCCCGCCGTCTCGAGAACGCGCAGCTGCTCTTCGAGCACCTGCCGCTCACGCGCGCCCTGCTCGCGCAGGCGCGCCTGCACTGGGAGGAAGGGGAGGCGATCTGCGCGACCGCAGGCAGCCTGCCCGAGTCCTCACGTGCCGCCCTCGACGAGCGCGCCGCGGAGGCGGCGCCGTCGATGACGCTCACGCAGCTGCGCCGCGCCCTGCGCCGCTGGCGGGAGGAGCTGCACCAGGAGTCCCTCGCGGCGCGGCACGCCCGCGCCCGAGCGGATCGCGCCGTCTGGGTGACGCCGGACGTGGACGGCATGGCGATGCTCTGCGTGTACGGCCCGGCACCTGCCGTGATGGGCGCATACGACCGCGCGGACCGGATGGCGCGCGCTCTGCGCGACGCAGGCGATGTGCGCACGCTCTCGCAGCTCCGCGCGGACGTCGCCGTGGACCTGCTCTGCGACGGCGACATCATCGGCACCACTCCCGACGCCGAGGACCGCCCCGACCCGTCGTTCGTCCCCGGTGTCCGCGCGGAGGTGCGCCTGACGCTCGCGGCATCCACGGCCGTCGACCTCGATGACGAGCCCGCTGAGCTGGACGGCTACGGCCCCGTCCCCGCCGACGTGGCTCGGGAGCTGATCCGCACGGCCGCCTCGTTCACCCGAGTGCTCACCGAACGGGACACCGGTGCCGTCGTGTCCGTCGGCCGGACCCAGCGCGTCCCGCCGTCGCGGATGCGCCTCCATCTGCAGTTGCGGGATCAGACCTGCCGCTTCGCCGGCTGCCTCCGCACCTCCGCCCGCAGCGAGGCCGACCACACCCTCGAGTGGCGCAACGGCGGAGAGACCTCCCTCGAGAACCTGGTCTCGCTGTGCACGGCGCACCATCATCTCCGGCACGGCGACCGATGGACGTACACGAAGGACGACGACGGGGCGATCGTGTGGACGACGCCGACCGGACGGCGCGTCAGCAACCGGCCGCCCCCGCTGCCCGGGCGACCGCCGGACCCGCCCCGCCGACCCTGCTTCGTCGACGAGCCGCCGCCGTTCTGA
- a CDS encoding NAD(P)/FAD-dependent oxidoreductase has protein sequence MSLQRTDVLIVGGGPVGVLLGALLARRGVDVQVWERRTAVPAGSRAIGIHPPSLDAMAEVGATERILAEGVRVAEGVAISRRRVLGALSFARASRTHPYVVTLDQHRTESILRDRLREVAPDALCSGVTLTGLDRGRDHVDATGADEHGAPVTVRAAFVVGADGARSAVRELLGIRSTGRDYPDSYVMGDFADPEPAARASSALVDVGPDGVIESFPLPGGRRRYVALAGDDLEAPAWRPDAAPDPVAALALSTVVRARTGAEPDPATCTMLSGFQVRRRAAERIGVGRVVLIGDAAHEISPIGGQGMNLGWLDAAELAPLLADAVRSGAAGPFPPRAAADAGRGARAAGRAEHGGGAADRRGRAARPRGTAAGAAGAADLGRAGAGVLDALVVGPAARAALPVRRPVARPPGRARRRGRATRRSPGGTACGWAGR, from the coding sequence ATGAGCCTGCAGCGGACCGATGTGCTGATCGTCGGCGGCGGACCGGTCGGCGTGCTGCTGGGCGCGCTGCTCGCCCGCCGCGGGGTCGACGTGCAGGTCTGGGAGCGGCGGACCGCGGTGCCCGCCGGCTCGCGGGCGATCGGCATCCATCCGCCCTCGCTCGACGCGATGGCCGAGGTCGGCGCGACCGAGCGGATCCTCGCCGAGGGCGTCCGGGTCGCCGAGGGCGTCGCGATCAGCCGGCGCCGGGTGCTCGGGGCGCTGTCGTTCGCGCGGGCCTCGCGCACGCATCCGTACGTCGTCACCCTCGACCAGCACCGGACCGAGTCGATCCTGCGCGACCGGCTTCGCGAGGTGGCGCCGGACGCGCTGTGCTCGGGTGTCACGCTGACCGGACTCGACCGCGGGCGCGACCACGTCGACGCGACCGGGGCGGACGAGCACGGCGCTCCCGTGACGGTGCGCGCCGCCTTCGTCGTCGGCGCGGACGGGGCGCGCAGCGCGGTGCGCGAGCTGCTCGGGATCCGCAGCACGGGCCGCGACTACCCGGACTCCTACGTGATGGGCGACTTCGCCGATCCGGAGCCGGCCGCGCGGGCCTCGTCGGCGCTCGTCGACGTCGGGCCGGACGGCGTGATCGAGTCGTTCCCGCTGCCGGGCGGGCGGCGGCGCTACGTGGCGCTCGCGGGTGACGACCTCGAGGCGCCCGCGTGGCGGCCGGATGCGGCGCCCGATCCCGTCGCGGCCCTGGCGCTCAGCACCGTGGTGCGGGCGCGCACCGGCGCGGAGCCCGACCCGGCGACCTGCACGATGCTCAGCGGCTTCCAGGTGCGGCGACGCGCGGCGGAGCGGATCGGCGTGGGCAGGGTGGTGCTGATCGGGGACGCGGCGCACGAGATCAGCCCGATCGGCGGGCAGGGGATGAATCTGGGCTGGCTGGATGCCGCCGAACTGGCGCCGCTGCTCGCGGACGCCGTGCGCAGCGGTGCGGCCGGACCGTTCCCCCCTCGCGCGGCGGCGGACGCGGGGCGCGGCGCGCGCGCGGCAGGCCGAGCTGAACATGGCGGCGGGGCGGCCGACCGGCGGGGCAGGGCTGCTCGGCCGCGAGGGACTGCTGCGGGCGCTGCTGGCGCTGCCGACCTCGGACGTGCTGGCGCGGGTGTACTCGATGCGCTGGTCGTAGGGCCGGCGGCGCGGGCGGCGCTGCCGGTCAGGCGACCAGTCGCGCGCCCGCCAGGCCGAGCTCGACGACGAGGACGAGCGACGAGGCGATCACCAGGCGGAACAGCGTGCGGGTGGGCGGGCCGGTGA
- a CDS encoding UbiA family prenyltransferase, whose amino-acid sequence MTSRVRLLLASSHPGPTVTVTVLATVLAAASGHPLGIVVLVALAVFAGQLSIGLANDWIDADRDRAVGRTDKPVALGRISVGEVRAAALGTAAVAVVLSLLLGPVAAVAHLVLVAAGWAYDAGLKRTAFSVAPFLVAFGLLPVVSVAAGGGQLPAWWAVATGAVFGVAIHCTNVLPDLVDDEATGVRGFPHRLGLRLSGVVAFGSLMLGAVLVLLGQVVGDDPVGGPGVVLAVVATLAVLVLAAAGIRLVLTGPPTRTLFRLVIASSLVLVVELGLAGARLVA is encoded by the coding sequence ATGACGTCCCGGGTGCGCCTCCTGCTGGCCTCGTCGCATCCCGGGCCGACCGTCACCGTCACCGTGCTGGCGACCGTCCTCGCCGCGGCGTCCGGGCATCCGCTCGGGATCGTCGTCCTCGTGGCGCTCGCCGTGTTCGCCGGGCAGCTGTCGATCGGCCTGGCCAACGACTGGATCGACGCCGATCGCGACCGCGCCGTCGGCCGGACCGACAAGCCCGTCGCGCTCGGCCGGATCAGCGTCGGCGAGGTCCGCGCCGCCGCGCTCGGCACCGCCGCGGTCGCCGTCGTGCTCTCGCTCCTGCTCGGGCCGGTCGCCGCGGTCGCCCACCTGGTCCTCGTCGCCGCGGGCTGGGCCTACGACGCCGGACTCAAGCGCACCGCGTTCTCCGTCGCACCGTTCCTGGTCGCCTTCGGGCTGCTCCCCGTCGTGTCGGTCGCCGCGGGCGGCGGGCAGCTGCCGGCCTGGTGGGCGGTCGCCACAGGCGCTGTCTTCGGCGTCGCGATCCACTGCACCAACGTGCTGCCCGACCTCGTCGACGACGAGGCGACCGGCGTCCGCGGCTTCCCGCACCGCCTCGGCCTGCGCCTCTCCGGCGTCGTCGCGTTCGGCTCGCTGATGCTCGGCGCGGTGCTCGTGCTGCTCGGCCAGGTCGTCGGCGACGATCCGGTCGGCGGGCCCGGAGTCGTCCTCGCCGTCGTCGCGACGCTCGCGGTCCTCGTCCTCGCGGCCGCCGGCATCCGCCTGGTGCTCACCGGCCCGCCCACCCGCACGCTGTTCCGCCTGGTGATCGCCTCGTCGCTCGTCCTCGTCGTCGAGCTCGGCCTGGCGGGCGCGCGACTGGTCGCCTGA
- a CDS encoding glutamine synthetase III — protein MSGNTVRRDAIKDVEAYVPPAVVFDQTEAPGEIFGSNVFSTIVMRQRLPKSVFKSVMATIEHGAVLDPLVADAVASAMKDWALEKGATHYAHVFYPLTGLTAEKHDSFFEPVGDGSALAEFAGKTLVQGEPDASSFPNGGLRNTFEARGYTGWDVTSPAYVLENPNGNTLCIPTVFVSMTGEALDHKTPLLRSQQAMGEHAVRILKLFGHVAPKPVVSFCGPEQEYFLIDRHFFLARPDLLNAGRTLFGTKPPKGQEFDDHYFGAIPERVLGFMMDTERELFKLGIPAKTRHNEVAPGQFEIAPMFERGNIAADHQQLLMTTFKSVAKKHGMECLFHEKPFLGVNGSGKHVNFSLGNSELGSLLVPGDTPHENAQFLVFCAAVIRAVHRYGGLLRASVASASNDHRLGANEAPPAIISIFLGDQLADVFEQLAKGPATSSKGRGAMQIGVDTLPILPTDPGDRNRTSPFAFTGNRFEFRAPGSMQSVAGPMVTIATIMAESLDFAATELETAVAAGTDFDTAVQDLLTAIITEHGAVVFNGDGYADAWPIEAEKRGLANLRTTLDALPELITDSALELFEKYKVFNQREMHSRYEIGLEQYALSVGVEARLTLEMGTTSILPAAVRHQTEVALNVGALKSAGVQPDLAPLHEVGAPIADLRTALAGLKDALAAEPGHTALDEAEHARAALIPAMAAVREAADTIESVIADDLWPLPTYQEMLFIL, from the coding sequence ATGAGTGGGAACACGGTCCGCCGCGACGCGATCAAGGACGTCGAAGCCTACGTCCCCCCCGCGGTCGTCTTCGACCAGACCGAAGCTCCGGGCGAGATCTTCGGCTCGAACGTCTTCAGCACGATCGTGATGCGGCAGCGCCTGCCGAAGTCGGTCTTCAAGTCGGTGATGGCCACCATCGAGCACGGCGCCGTGCTCGACCCGCTGGTCGCCGACGCCGTCGCCTCGGCGATGAAGGACTGGGCCCTCGAGAAGGGCGCCACCCACTACGCGCACGTCTTCTACCCGCTGACCGGGCTGACCGCCGAGAAGCACGACAGCTTCTTCGAGCCGGTCGGCGACGGCTCCGCGCTGGCCGAGTTCGCCGGCAAGACCCTGGTCCAGGGCGAGCCCGACGCGTCGAGCTTCCCCAACGGCGGGCTCCGCAACACCTTCGAGGCCCGCGGCTACACCGGCTGGGACGTCACCAGCCCGGCCTACGTGCTCGAGAACCCGAACGGCAACACGCTCTGCATCCCGACCGTCTTCGTCTCGATGACCGGCGAGGCCCTCGACCACAAGACGCCGCTGCTGCGCTCGCAGCAGGCGATGGGCGAGCACGCCGTCCGCATCCTGAAGCTCTTCGGGCACGTCGCGCCGAAGCCCGTCGTCTCGTTCTGCGGACCGGAGCAGGAGTACTTCCTGATCGACCGGCACTTCTTCCTCGCCCGCCCCGACCTGCTGAACGCCGGCCGCACCCTCTTCGGCACCAAGCCGCCCAAGGGCCAGGAGTTCGACGACCACTACTTCGGCGCCATCCCGGAGCGCGTGCTCGGCTTCATGATGGACACCGAGCGCGAGCTGTTCAAGCTCGGCATCCCCGCGAAGACCCGGCACAACGAGGTCGCGCCGGGGCAGTTCGAGATCGCCCCGATGTTCGAGCGCGGCAACATCGCCGCCGACCACCAGCAGCTCCTGATGACCACGTTCAAGTCGGTCGCGAAGAAGCACGGGATGGAGTGCCTCTTCCACGAGAAGCCCTTCCTCGGGGTCAACGGCTCGGGCAAGCACGTCAACTTCTCGCTCGGCAACAGCGAGCTCGGCTCGCTCCTCGTCCCCGGTGACACCCCGCACGAGAACGCGCAGTTCCTGGTGTTCTGCGCCGCGGTCATCCGCGCGGTGCACCGCTACGGCGGGCTGCTGCGCGCCTCCGTCGCCTCCGCCTCGAACGACCACCGCCTCGGCGCCAACGAGGCCCCGCCCGCGATCATCTCGATCTTCCTCGGCGACCAGCTCGCCGACGTCTTCGAGCAGCTCGCGAAGGGCCCGGCGACCTCGTCGAAGGGGCGCGGCGCGATGCAGATCGGCGTCGACACGCTGCCGATCCTCCCGACCGACCCGGGCGACCGCAACCGCACCAGCCCGTTCGCCTTCACCGGCAACCGCTTCGAGTTCCGCGCGCCGGGCTCGATGCAGTCGGTCGCCGGCCCGATGGTGACGATCGCCACGATCATGGCGGAGTCGCTCGACTTCGCCGCGACCGAGCTCGAGACCGCGGTCGCCGCCGGCACCGACTTCGACACCGCGGTGCAGGACCTCCTGACCGCGATCATCACCGAGCACGGCGCGGTCGTCTTCAACGGCGACGGCTACGCGGACGCCTGGCCGATCGAGGCCGAGAAGCGCGGGCTCGCCAACCTGCGCACGACGCTCGACGCCCTGCCCGAGCTGATCACCGACTCCGCACTCGAGCTCTTCGAGAAGTACAAGGTCTTCAACCAGCGCGAGATGCACAGCCGCTACGAGATCGGCCTCGAGCAGTACGCACTGTCGGTCGGTGTCGAGGCGCGGTTGACGCTCGAGATGGGCACGACCTCGATCCTGCCGGCCGCCGTGCGGCACCAGACCGAGGTCGCGCTGAACGTCGGCGCGCTGAAGTCCGCGGGAGTGCAGCCGGATCTCGCGCCGCTGCACGAGGTGGGCGCGCCGATCGCCGACCTGCGCACGGCGCTCGCCGGGCTGAAGGACGCGCTCGCCGCGGAGCCGGGCCACACGGCCCTCGACGAGGCGGAGCACGCCCGTGCCGCGCTGATCCCGGCGATGGCGGCGGTCCGCGAGGCGGCCGACACGATCGAGAGCGTCATCGCCGACGACCTGTGGCCGCTGCCGACCTACCAGGAGATGCTCTTCATCCTGTAG
- a CDS encoding APC family permease, giving the protein MTTTDEQGTSLRRRITGPLLYFFILGDVLGAGIYALMGTLSAEVGGAVWLPLLVALGLALLTAGSYAELVTKYPKAGGAAVFAQRAFRRPIVSFLVGFAMLAAGVTSAAGLSLAFAGDYLGTFLDVPTVPTAIVFLVLVACLNARGVAESLLSNTVMTVIEVGGLLIVIVCVALMLAAGGGDLGRTVELSSEQAPVLAVLGAAIIAYYSFVGFETSANIAEELRDPSRIYPRALFGALITAGGVYLLVGLASSIAVPADDLAGSSAPLLDVVTASAAGVPAWLFSVIALIAVANGALLTMIMASRVTYGMAKEGLLPGVLGRVLPKRRTPWVAIAVTTVAAALLTLVGDLATLAETVVLLLLLVFISTNVSVLVLRRDRVEHEHFRVWTAIPVLGVASCVLLLSQQEPTVWLSAGALLVVGVLLHLITRRRRARTDA; this is encoded by the coding sequence GTGACGACCACCGACGAGCAGGGCACGTCGCTCCGGCGCCGCATCACCGGGCCTCTGCTCTACTTCTTCATCCTCGGCGACGTCCTCGGCGCCGGGATCTACGCGCTGATGGGCACCCTGTCGGCGGAGGTCGGCGGCGCGGTCTGGCTGCCGCTGCTGGTCGCCCTCGGCCTGGCGCTGCTGACCGCGGGCTCCTACGCCGAGCTGGTCACCAAGTACCCGAAGGCCGGCGGCGCGGCCGTCTTCGCCCAGCGGGCCTTCCGCCGCCCGATCGTCTCGTTCCTCGTCGGCTTCGCGATGCTCGCGGCCGGAGTCACCAGCGCCGCGGGCCTCTCGCTCGCCTTCGCGGGCGACTACCTCGGCACCTTCCTCGACGTGCCGACCGTGCCCACGGCGATCGTCTTCCTCGTGCTCGTGGCCTGCCTCAACGCCCGCGGGGTGGCGGAGTCGCTGCTCAGCAACACGGTGATGACTGTGATCGAGGTCGGCGGCCTGCTGATCGTCATCGTCTGCGTCGCGCTGATGCTCGCGGCCGGTGGCGGCGACCTCGGCCGCACCGTCGAGCTGAGCTCCGAGCAGGCGCCCGTGCTGGCTGTGCTCGGCGCGGCGATCATCGCCTACTACTCCTTCGTCGGCTTCGAGACCTCGGCCAACATCGCCGAGGAGCTGCGCGACCCGAGCCGGATCTACCCGCGCGCGCTCTTCGGCGCGCTGATCACCGCCGGCGGCGTGTACCTGCTGGTCGGCCTGGCCAGCTCGATCGCCGTCCCCGCCGACGACCTGGCCGGCTCCTCCGCCCCGCTGCTCGACGTCGTGACCGCGAGCGCCGCCGGGGTCCCGGCCTGGCTGTTCAGCGTCATCGCGCTGATCGCGGTGGCCAACGGCGCGCTGCTGACGATGATCATGGCCAGCCGCGTCACCTACGGCATGGCGAAGGAGGGGCTGCTGCCGGGCGTCCTCGGCCGGGTGCTGCCGAAGCGGCGGACGCCGTGGGTCGCCATCGCCGTCACGACCGTCGCCGCCGCGCTGCTGACCCTCGTCGGCGATCTCGCGACCCTCGCGGAGACCGTGGTGCTGCTCCTGCTGCTGGTGTTCATCAGCACGAACGTGTCGGTCCTGGTCCTGCGGCGCGACCGCGTCGAGCACGAGCACTTCCGGGTCTGGACCGCGATCCCGGTGCTGGGCGTCGCCTCCTGCGTCCTCCTGCTCAGCCAGCAGGAGCCGACGGTCTGGCTCTCCGCGGGGGCCCTGCTCGTCGTCGGCGTGCTGCTGCACCTGATCACCCGCCGCAGGCGCGCCCGCACGGACGCCTGA